The following coding sequences are from one Candidatus Deferrimicrobiaceae bacterium window:
- a CDS encoding Thivi_2564 family membrane protein has product MPLIHVVIVLVVVGVLLWLVNTYLPMDAKIKSILNIVIVIAVVLWLLRAFGILGSLSEFRIGR; this is encoded by the coding sequence ATGCCGTTGATTCATGTGGTAATCGTTCTGGTTGTCGTCGGTGTACTCCTGTGGTTGGTCAATACCTACCTTCCGATGGATGCCAAGATAAAGAGCATTCTGAACATCGTGATTGTGATCGCGGTGGTCCTCTGGCTATTGCGTGCCTTCGGGATCCTGGGATCCCTCTCGGAGTTTCGCATCGGGAGGTGA